One window of the Natronomonas marina genome contains the following:
- a CDS encoding oligosaccharyl transferase, archaeosortase A system-associated — protein sequence MSQRWDQVEERLDDYESQLDSVYRLYHIPVLAALMLFMLWIRVRHYGRMIGEGGEPLYRGNDPYYHRRTTDYVIQNYPFNMPYEVWSGFDTGTQVGQFGTIFDQIVATVALVVGLGSPSQSTVTLVTVLTPPVIAVLCVPPMYYVGKRLGGRLGGIIGVLVLALTPGQFLSRSVAGVYDHHIAEVLATLLVLSIGMTMLTVAQREKPIYEFVETRELGLLKEPVAWGAALGVALTLTMLVWPPAVFLLGIYAIFLFFHLSVEFVRGHSPDHVVIPSVVAALVAAVLLLPFLTAFSLETTELSLLQPLLAVLVAGGALFMAAVARLWENRDLPRNAYPIGVAGIGAIAAAVLAVVAPDTFGFLLRQVERVAGLGSTDTAATVGEAQALDNPVQFFFTSYGLAFYTAMIGVLVVAVRAVFAQRPRAEQLLVATFTALMVIFTMTQLRFDYYLAIGVAAGNAYLVGQVFSFIDLDDVRADVTKVEPYQVLIVVAILFVVAGPLVATAAPMRASDSATNPGEYEDWQGSLEWLSEETPDVGEYGGSGPRDLAYYGSYGPTDDFEYTDGEYGVMAWWDYGHYITYGGERIPVANPFQQHADQAADFLLAGNETEANDILAEDSGEGEGTRYVMVDYQLGYAGTTKYNAPTAFETRHGLNTSDLGLSVASPRALQRGQYVPLWGIHTQRAYESMRVRLYQFHGSAREPASFVSRFRRGPGGIPVPPEDGAPIQQFDSPEQAREAAQSDPTAIHGGLLGQPGERVGALEHYRLVHASEQARPSPLYSNLRVQDPPVESEVKTFERVEGATIEGTGPANTEVEASVTMEIPTTDQTFTYRQFARTDDQGNFEMTVPYSTTGYDEYGTEAGYTNVSVRANSSYRFLALADNGSRIFVGGADVTEGQVLGENDTVTQVELQEQTTSDNETAGDETTNDATNGTATSGNETSSDAGGGTNATATATPQQQRGVRAS from the coding sequence ATGAGTCAGCGGTGGGATCAGGTCGAGGAGCGACTCGACGACTACGAGTCGCAGCTCGACTCCGTATACCGACTGTACCACATCCCCGTTCTCGCAGCCCTGATGCTCTTCATGCTGTGGATCCGGGTGCGACACTACGGGCGGATGATCGGCGAGGGCGGCGAGCCGCTCTACCGCGGGAACGACCCCTACTACCACCGCCGGACGACCGACTACGTCATCCAGAACTACCCGTTCAACATGCCCTACGAGGTCTGGAGCGGGTTCGACACCGGCACCCAGGTCGGCCAGTTCGGTACCATCTTCGACCAGATCGTGGCGACGGTCGCGCTCGTTGTCGGCCTCGGATCGCCCTCGCAGTCGACGGTCACGCTGGTCACCGTCCTGACGCCGCCGGTCATCGCGGTCCTGTGTGTCCCGCCGATGTACTACGTCGGCAAGCGCCTCGGCGGGCGCCTCGGCGGTATCATCGGCGTCCTCGTGCTCGCGCTCACGCCCGGACAGTTCCTCTCCCGGAGCGTCGCCGGCGTCTACGACCACCACATCGCCGAGGTGCTGGCGACGCTTCTCGTGCTGTCGATCGGCATGACCATGCTCACCGTCGCCCAGCGGGAAAAGCCCATCTACGAGTTCGTCGAGACCCGGGAGTTGGGCCTGCTGAAGGAGCCGGTCGCCTGGGGTGCCGCCCTCGGCGTCGCGCTCACGCTGACGATGCTCGTGTGGCCGCCCGCGGTGTTCCTCCTCGGCATCTACGCCATCTTCCTGTTTTTCCACCTCTCCGTGGAGTTCGTCCGCGGCCACAGTCCCGATCACGTCGTCATCCCGTCGGTGGTCGCGGCGCTGGTCGCCGCCGTCCTCCTGCTCCCGTTCCTGACGGCGTTCTCGCTGGAGACGACCGAGCTATCGCTGCTACAGCCGCTGCTGGCAGTTCTGGTCGCCGGCGGCGCACTCTTCATGGCGGCCGTCGCACGGCTCTGGGAGAACCGCGACCTCCCGCGGAACGCCTACCCGATCGGCGTCGCCGGGATCGGTGCCATCGCGGCCGCCGTCCTCGCCGTCGTCGCGCCCGACACGTTCGGCTTCCTCCTCCGGCAGGTCGAACGGGTCGCCGGTCTCGGCTCGACCGACACCGCAGCCACCGTCGGCGAGGCCCAGGCGCTCGACAACCCCGTCCAGTTCTTCTTCACGAGCTACGGGCTGGCGTTCTACACCGCCATGATCGGCGTCCTCGTTGTGGCGGTGCGTGCAGTCTTCGCCCAACGTCCCCGCGCCGAACAGCTCCTGGTCGCCACGTTCACGGCGCTTATGGTGATCTTCACCATGACGCAGTTGCGGTTCGACTACTACCTCGCTATCGGCGTCGCCGCGGGCAACGCATACCTCGTCGGGCAGGTGTTCTCCTTCATCGACCTCGACGATGTTCGGGCGGACGTCACGAAAGTCGAGCCGTACCAGGTGCTCATCGTCGTCGCCATCCTGTTCGTCGTCGCCGGGCCGCTCGTGGCCACTGCGGCGCCGATGCGTGCGTCCGACAGCGCGACGAACCCCGGCGAGTACGAGGACTGGCAGGGCAGCCTCGAGTGGCTCTCCGAGGAGACACCCGACGTCGGCGAGTACGGCGGTAGCGGTCCTCGAGACCTGGCGTACTACGGCAGCTACGGGCCAACGGACGACTTCGAGTACACGGACGGCGAGTACGGCGTCATGGCGTGGTGGGACTACGGCCACTACATCACCTACGGCGGCGAGCGGATCCCGGTCGCCAACCCCTTCCAGCAGCACGCCGATCAGGCCGCCGACTTCCTGCTGGCGGGCAACGAGACCGAGGCCAACGACATTCTCGCCGAGGACAGCGGCGAGGGCGAGGGAACGAGGTACGTCATGGTCGACTACCAGCTCGGCTACGCTGGGACCACGAAGTACAACGCTCCGACGGCCTTCGAGACGCGCCACGGGCTCAACACCAGCGACCTCGGCCTGTCGGTTGCGAGCCCCCGGGCGCTCCAGCGGGGACAGTACGTCCCGCTGTGGGGGATTCACACCCAGCGCGCCTACGAGAGCATGCGGGTCCGGCTCTACCAGTTCCACGGCAGCGCCCGCGAACCCGCGAGCTTCGTCAGTCGATTCCGGCGGGGTCCGGGAGGGATCCCGGTACCGCCGGAGGACGGCGCCCCGATCCAGCAGTTCGACAGCCCCGAGCAGGCCCGCGAGGCCGCCCAGAGCGACCCCACCGCGATACACGGCGGGCTGCTCGGACAGCCCGGCGAGCGGGTCGGCGCGCTCGAACACTACCGGCTCGTCCACGCCAGCGAGCAGGCACGGCCGTCGCCGCTGTACAGCAACCTCCGGGTGCAGGATCCGCCCGTCGAGTCCGAGGTCAAGACCTTCGAGCGCGTCGAGGGCGCGACGATAGAGGGAACCGGCCCCGCCAACACGGAGGTCGAGGCATCCGTCACGATGGAGATCCCGACCACGGATCAGACGTTCACCTACCGGCAGTTCGCACGGACCGACGACCAGGGCAACTTCGAGATGACGGTGCCGTACTCGACGACGGGCTACGACGAGTACGGCACCGAGGCCGGCTACACGAACGTCAGCGTCCGGGCCAACAGCAGCTACCGGTTCCTCGCGCTGGCGGACAACGGCTCGCGGATCTTCGTCGGCGGGGCCGACGTGACCGAGGGGCAGGTCCTCGGCGAGAACGACACCGTCACGCAGGTCGAGTTGCAGGAACAGACCACCTCGGACAACGAGACGGCGGGCGACGAGACGACGAACGACGCGACGAACGGTACCGCCACGAGCGGTAACGAGACGAGCAGCGACGCCGGTGGTGGGACGAACGCGACGGCCACGGCGACCCCACAGCAGCAGCGCGGCGTCAGGGCGTCCTGA
- a CDS encoding CHAT domain-containing protein encodes MAVGDGRVSGDAARVSVETPPEGGVRINDRIDRRNYTIRTGGGVSPVPADGDRFRYPTDVTIALSTDHLEFVPTGASFVHGPDNMTEVELFGHEAFPAGTYTVELSGPLKLYAEVPGPFEVENRVDNVLIDLPEPRTVVVGARSHHERPAATVTTTEDPCDVMRAVSTFGTELKTRGSKRSYPTLRGHPPAIEVGGELSIPSGLESPEGNVRLEVPPELEYVLPAAPLSYYLEAPVRQSDTPALVVEGTRHRLDGGDGFERAVERTLKRSFFLDCLVRTEGQRDVMLFEREVLDGTLGVDIETLHGRPPAERLEAYLDVPYGTIEEHLPDWNLTAHVQPSRQGIEAIPFLANDLAVVRTHDGPTPRGDAPEGESETADGCASVVRPPGADSLAQAWVGPGVPIGASKATPQAYRNWMEREPADDEVQVAVVCNDEEMLEEGDTARGAYGSNLNLPFEVTFHDDLDTESLRLVFESDLDYVHYVGHVGEGGFECADGALDIAALEEVGVDIAFLNACRSYEQGYRLIEKGAVASVVTFDEVLDEGALRIGKTMARLLNRGFPLYGALAIARRCSIVGSQYLVVGDGNADIAQPRGLIPWVAEVESVGADEYRVQVTPHLSGSGGMGAQFRPGVGEDPSVFLVPKDLPEVRTTADRLREYLESASFPVFVDGEFVWSSDAAERF; translated from the coding sequence ATGGCCGTCGGTGACGGACGAGTGAGCGGCGACGCAGCCAGGGTCTCCGTCGAGACGCCCCCGGAGGGCGGTGTCCGTATCAACGACCGCATCGACCGGCGAAACTACACGATACGAACCGGCGGCGGGGTCTCGCCCGTCCCGGCGGACGGCGACCGATTCCGGTACCCCACGGACGTCACCATCGCCCTCTCGACGGACCATCTGGAGTTCGTTCCGACGGGTGCGTCGTTCGTTCACGGGCCCGACAACATGACCGAGGTGGAGCTGTTCGGCCACGAGGCGTTCCCGGCGGGGACCTACACCGTCGAACTGTCCGGGCCGCTGAAGCTCTACGCCGAAGTGCCCGGCCCCTTCGAGGTCGAAAACCGGGTCGACAACGTGTTGATCGACCTTCCGGAGCCGCGGACGGTCGTCGTCGGGGCCCGCTCGCACCACGAACGACCGGCCGCCACCGTCACGACCACCGAGGACCCCTGCGACGTGATGCGCGCGGTGTCGACGTTCGGGACCGAACTCAAGACCCGAGGCAGCAAGCGCTCGTATCCGACGCTCCGTGGCCATCCGCCCGCAATCGAGGTCGGCGGGGAGCTTTCGATCCCGTCCGGGCTCGAATCGCCCGAGGGGAACGTACGCCTCGAGGTACCGCCCGAACTCGAGTACGTGCTGCCCGCGGCGCCGCTGTCGTACTACCTCGAAGCGCCGGTCCGACAGTCGGACACCCCTGCGCTGGTCGTCGAGGGGACGCGCCACCGACTCGACGGCGGCGACGGGTTCGAGCGGGCCGTCGAGCGGACCCTCAAGCGGAGTTTCTTCCTGGACTGCCTCGTCAGGACCGAAGGGCAGCGGGACGTCATGCTGTTCGAACGGGAGGTCCTCGACGGAACCCTCGGCGTGGACATCGAGACCCTCCACGGTCGGCCCCCGGCCGAACGCCTCGAGGCGTACCTCGACGTTCCCTACGGGACCATCGAGGAGCACCTCCCCGACTGGAATCTGACGGCCCACGTCCAGCCGAGTCGGCAGGGCATCGAGGCGATACCCTTCCTCGCAAACGACCTCGCAGTGGTACGAACCCACGACGGGCCGACGCCCCGCGGCGACGCGCCGGAGGGGGAGAGCGAGACAGCCGACGGGTGTGCGAGCGTGGTCCGACCACCGGGTGCGGACTCGCTGGCACAGGCCTGGGTCGGGCCGGGCGTCCCCATCGGCGCCAGCAAGGCGACGCCGCAGGCCTACCGGAACTGGATGGAGCGCGAGCCGGCCGACGACGAGGTCCAGGTGGCGGTCGTCTGTAACGACGAGGAGATGCTAGAGGAGGGCGACACGGCCCGTGGCGCCTACGGGTCGAACCTGAACCTGCCGTTCGAGGTTACCTTCCACGACGACCTCGACACCGAGAGCCTCCGTCTCGTCTTCGAGTCCGACCTCGATTACGTCCACTACGTCGGTCACGTCGGCGAGGGCGGATTCGAGTGCGCCGACGGCGCCCTCGACATCGCGGCACTGGAGGAGGTGGGCGTCGACATCGCGTTCCTGAACGCGTGTCGGTCCTACGAACAGGGGTACAGACTCATAGAGAAGGGCGCCGTCGCAAGCGTCGTGACGTTCGACGAGGTGCTCGACGAGGGGGCGCTCCGTATCGGGAAGACGATGGCCCGCCTCCTCAACCGGGGGTTTCCCCTGTACGGGGCACTTGCCATCGCCAGACGGTGCAGCATCGTCGGCTCACAGTACCTCGTCGTCGGCGACGGCAACGCCGACATCGCACAGCCGAGGGGACTCATCCCGTGGGTCGCCGAAGTCGAGTCGGTCGGGGCCGACGAGTACCGGGTGCAGGTCACGCCGCACCTCTCGGGGTCGGGCGGGATGGGCGCGCAGTTCCGCCCGGGCGTCGGCGAGGATCCGTCGGTGTTTCTCGTCCCCAAGGATCTGCCCGAAGTGCGGACGACCGCCGACCGACTCCGGGAGTACCTCGAATCGGCCTCCTTCCCCGTCTTCGTCGACGGGGAGTTCGTCTGGAGTAGCGACGCAGCCGAACGGTTCTGA
- a CDS encoding rhomboid family intramembrane serine protease: MGDRPTLTTLCLFAVVFAVQAFDGALGVDPAVFVLRWPLTKHPSATLVSVYAHGSLQHLAANTLALAVVGPLVAYVTSPIRFHLFFVVSGALSGIAQVLVTVPFGGAGVLGGSGAIFALMGYFLVGNRASTRALSWLPLGTAGSLLLFGVLAAVVTLATAAPGVALVAHFTGFLVGAVAGRGRLLHVGSDASPQADA; the protein is encoded by the coding sequence ATGGGCGACAGGCCGACCCTGACGACGCTGTGTCTCTTCGCCGTGGTGTTCGCGGTCCAGGCGTTCGACGGGGCGCTCGGCGTCGACCCGGCGGTGTTCGTCCTGCGGTGGCCGCTGACGAAACATCCCTCGGCCACCCTGGTGAGCGTCTACGCCCACGGGAGCCTCCAGCACCTGGCGGCCAACACGCTCGCGCTGGCCGTCGTCGGCCCGCTCGTCGCCTACGTGACCTCGCCGATACGGTTCCACCTGTTCTTCGTCGTCTCGGGTGCGCTCTCGGGCATCGCGCAGGTGCTCGTGACGGTCCCGTTCGGGGGCGCGGGCGTCCTCGGCGGGAGCGGCGCCATCTTCGCGCTGATGGGGTACTTCCTGGTCGGCAACCGGGCCTCGACGCGCGCGCTGTCGTGGCTCCCGCTCGGGACCGCGGGGTCGCTGTTGCTATTCGGCGTGCTGGCGGCCGTCGTGACGCTTGCGACGGCCGCACCCGGCGTCGCCCTGGTGGCGCACTTCACCGGCTTCCTGGTCGGCGCCGTCGCCGGTCGGGGTCGGCTGTTGCACGTCGGGTCCGATGCGTCGCCGCAGGCCGACGCGTGA
- a CDS encoding DUF5779 family protein — MSDLDLDLQTAEGELDEPDPSGRVVLGVLDGSTDDEEWIEHVENDDVLVLNVEGDLNELAAGFAREVRDMGGELMHFRDFLVISPPGRDIDTDRLS, encoded by the coding sequence ATGAGCGACCTGGACCTCGACCTGCAGACCGCCGAGGGGGAACTCGACGAACCGGACCCGAGCGGCCGGGTCGTCCTCGGCGTTCTGGACGGCTCGACCGACGACGAGGAGTGGATCGAGCACGTCGAGAACGACGACGTGCTCGTGTTGAACGTCGAAGGGGACCTCAACGAGCTCGCCGCAGGCTTCGCCCGCGAGGTCCGCGACATGGGCGGGGAACTGATGCACTTCAGGGACTTCCTGGTCATCTCGCCGCCCGGCCGCGACATCGACACCGACCGGCTCAGCTGA
- a CDS encoding VOC family protein, with amino-acid sequence MLRACRWLALEVKRVDPVVDFYREHLDVPVAWDTDREVALDVGTGGQLRLRRPDGVPRGGLHTHYALACPAGAYDAWWDHLESAFDLQEVDFGGMRSLYFYDPEGNCVEIAGAGESDATERRLEGVFEVVFEVEDLPESEQFYTDLGFEVVDRGEDRRRTRLTTGPFDIELWEPHLGLADARGGVHVDVGLTADDPETVADSVAARVTKRERVEDGIRIRDPDGHYLTLLS; translated from the coding sequence ATGCTTCGAGCGTGTCGCTGGCTGGCCCTCGAGGTCAAGCGCGTCGACCCGGTGGTCGACTTCTACCGGGAGCACCTCGACGTTCCGGTCGCGTGGGACACGGACCGGGAGGTAGCCCTCGACGTCGGGACGGGCGGGCAACTCCGGCTTCGCCGCCCCGACGGGGTTCCCCGCGGTGGGCTCCACACACACTACGCGCTGGCCTGTCCGGCCGGCGCCTACGACGCCTGGTGGGACCACCTCGAGAGCGCCTTCGACCTCCAGGAGGTGGACTTCGGCGGGATGCGCTCGCTGTACTTCTACGACCCGGAGGGCAACTGCGTCGAGATAGCCGGTGCGGGCGAGTCCGACGCCACGGAACGGAGGCTGGAGGGCGTCTTCGAAGTGGTCTTCGAGGTCGAGGACCTCCCCGAATCGGAGCAGTTCTACACCGACCTGGGCTTCGAGGTGGTCGACCGGGGGGAGGACCGCAGGCGGACCCGGCTGACGACCGGGCCGTTCGACATCGAACTGTGGGAGCCACACCTGGGACTGGCGGACGCACGCGGCGGCGTCCACGTCGACGTGGGCCTGACGGCCGACGACCCGGAGACGGTCGCCGACAGCGTCGCTGCGCGGGTGACGAAACGCGAGCGCGTCGAGGACGGTATCCGCATCCGCGATCCCGACGGCCACTACCTGACGCTCCTCAGCTGA
- a CDS encoding DUF7503 family protein has translation MSKKAIKQFLADHPRLTSALFTLMLLLSQVGTVIANGDGHGGP, from the coding sequence ATGTCGAAAAAGGCGATCAAACAGTTCCTGGCCGACCACCCGAGGCTGACCAGCGCCCTGTTTACGCTGATGCTGTTGTTGTCCCAGGTCGGGACTGTCATCGCCAACGGCGACGGGCACGGCGGGCCCTGA
- a CDS encoding ribbon-helix-helix domain-containing protein: protein MTDYTTVSIPKDLADRVEETIEGTSFSSTSDLVRFLLRSIVIQHQQSGELTEAEFEEITDQLQDLGYLE from the coding sequence ATGACGGATTACACGACCGTCTCGATTCCGAAGGACCTCGCCGACCGCGTCGAGGAGACCATCGAGGGGACCAGCTTCTCGTCGACCAGCGATCTGGTGCGGTTCCTGCTGCGGAGCATCGTCATCCAGCACCAGCAGTCCGGCGAACTGACGGAGGCGGAGTTCGAGGAGATAACCGACCAGCTACAGGATCTCGGTTACCTCGAGTAG
- the aglJ gene encoding S-layer glycoprotein N-glycosyltransferase AglJ encodes MPDRSDVCVLLPTLEEAETIGEVVDGFREAGFEHVLVVDGHSTDGTRDIAREHGARVITQSGSGKGQAVREGIASIDREYVLMADGDGTYRPEDAGAMLEPLFEGRADHVVGNRFADMEEGAMTRLNTVGNRIINRLFAAVHGRDMEDILSGYRAFTRESFERFQLDAEGFGIETELAVECVRNGVATEVVPIRYERRPGGSETNLHPLKDGGRIILTLYTLTKTNNPIFYFGFVAAVGTLLGLGLGSYVVYDYVINGISHEVIALLGVFVILLSMQLFMFGVLSDIIVSVNREQTRRLEELSDRLREFED; translated from the coding sequence ATGCCCGACCGCTCGGACGTCTGTGTACTCCTGCCGACCCTCGAAGAGGCTGAGACCATCGGCGAGGTGGTCGACGGCTTCCGCGAGGCGGGCTTCGAGCACGTCCTGGTCGTCGACGGCCACTCGACGGACGGCACGCGGGACATCGCACGCGAACACGGCGCCCGGGTCATCACCCAGTCGGGGTCGGGGAAGGGCCAGGCGGTCCGGGAGGGGATCGCAAGCATCGACCGGGAGTACGTCCTGATGGCCGACGGCGACGGCACCTACCGCCCCGAGGACGCCGGCGCGATGCTGGAACCGCTGTTCGAGGGGCGGGCGGACCACGTCGTCGGCAACCGCTTTGCCGACATGGAGGAGGGCGCGATGACCCGGCTGAACACCGTCGGCAACCGGATCATCAACCGCCTGTTCGCGGCCGTCCACGGCCGGGACATGGAGGACATCCTCTCGGGGTACCGGGCGTTCACCCGCGAGTCCTTCGAGCGGTTCCAGCTGGACGCCGAGGGGTTCGGCATCGAGACGGAACTGGCCGTCGAGTGCGTCCGCAACGGCGTCGCCACCGAGGTCGTCCCCATCCGCTACGAGCGGCGGCCGGGCGGTTCGGAGACGAACCTCCACCCGCTGAAGGACGGCGGCCGGATCATCCTGACGCTGTACACGCTCACGAAGACGAACAACCCAATCTTCTACTTCGGCTTCGTCGCGGCCGTCGGCACCCTGCTGGGGCTCGGCCTCGGCAGCTACGTCGTCTACGACTACGTTATCAACGGCATCTCCCACGAGGTCATCGCCCTGCTCGGCGTCTTCGTCATCCTGCTGTCGATGCAGCTGTTCATGTTCGGCGTGCTCTCGGACATCATCGTCTCGGTCAACCGCGAGCAGACGCGCCGCCTGGAGGAGCTGTCCGACCGACTCCGGGAGTTCGAGGACTAG
- a CDS encoding DUF368 domain-containing protein, which translates to MSDSVGVRGWLVVYLKGACMGAADTVPGVSGGTIAVIVGVYEQLITALTSVDPRVVRHLLSLHTTDGRAALAEDLLRMDVPFLLVLGAGVLSAAATIATAMNVAVTEYPAPTYAFFFGLIAASAVVLYRYVDATTPRRAIVAAVGFVVAFVVTDPSLSGPTSSSTPLVLFVAGAIAISAMVLPGISGSFLLLVMGQYETVTEIPSDVVNGLLAAVGGDTASLAEALVPFGAFMAGALVGVFSIAYAVRAALQRYREATLVFLVSLMVGALRLPVFEVRTNVEGSPAVVAAVVAVPVVVGAGLVFVLDNYTDDLEY; encoded by the coding sequence ATGTCCGACTCCGTCGGCGTCCGGGGGTGGCTCGTCGTCTACCTCAAGGGCGCCTGCATGGGGGCGGCCGACACCGTGCCGGGCGTCTCCGGCGGCACCATCGCGGTCATCGTCGGCGTCTACGAGCAGCTCATAACCGCGCTCACCTCCGTCGATCCGCGGGTGGTCCGACACCTCCTCTCGCTTCACACGACCGACGGACGGGCCGCCCTCGCCGAGGACCTCCTGCGGATGGACGTACCCTTCCTGCTCGTACTCGGGGCGGGCGTGCTGTCGGCGGCGGCGACGATAGCGACGGCGATGAACGTCGCCGTCACCGAGTACCCCGCCCCGACCTACGCGTTCTTCTTTGGGCTCATCGCAGCCTCGGCGGTCGTGCTGTACCGGTACGTCGACGCGACGACGCCCCGGCGGGCGATCGTCGCCGCCGTCGGGTTCGTCGTGGCGTTCGTGGTCACGGACCCCTCGCTATCGGGGCCGACCTCCTCGTCGACGCCGCTGGTGCTGTTCGTCGCCGGCGCAATCGCCATCTCGGCGATGGTGCTACCCGGCATCTCCGGGTCGTTCCTGCTGCTGGTGATGGGCCAGTACGAGACGGTCACCGAGATTCCGAGCGACGTCGTGAACGGCCTCCTCGCGGCCGTCGGCGGTGACACCGCGTCGCTCGCCGAGGCGCTGGTGCCGTTCGGGGCGTTCATGGCCGGCGCGCTGGTCGGCGTCTTCTCGATCGCCTACGCGGTGCGGGCGGCCCTGCAACGCTATCGGGAGGCGACGCTCGTCTTCCTCGTGAGTCTCATGGTCGGCGCGCTCCGGCTGCCGGTCTTCGAGGTGCGGACGAACGTCGAGGGGTCGCCCGCGGTGGTGGCGGCCGTCGTCGCCGTTCCCGTCGTCGTCGGCGCCGGCCTCGTCTTCGTCCTCGACAACTACACCGACGACCTGGAGTACTGA
- a CDS encoding class I SAM-dependent methyltransferase, giving the protein MKKSHEEHAARFDEKAEEYDDDKREEYRAAVSLVVEYADPGPGDVVLDLGCGTGAIGLRLAADAARVLGRDISEGMMAEARRKAEERGLENVTVGEGTFREPNVKRADVVVSNFAMHHLSDAEKREAIEVIADLDPLRFVLGDVMFFGEPDPAEPFYSPEVDDPATVGVLADALTAAGFSLTAVEMVHEQVGVLVAERTP; this is encoded by the coding sequence ATGAAGAAGAGCCATGAGGAGCACGCCGCCCGGTTCGACGAGAAGGCCGAAGAGTACGACGACGACAAGCGCGAGGAGTACCGCGCGGCCGTCTCGCTCGTCGTCGAGTACGCCGACCCCGGTCCCGGCGACGTCGTCCTCGATCTGGGTTGCGGCACCGGCGCCATCGGACTCCGACTCGCGGCGGACGCAGCACGGGTCCTCGGCCGCGACATCAGCGAGGGGATGATGGCCGAGGCCCGCCGGAAGGCCGAGGAACGCGGCCTCGAAAACGTCACCGTCGGCGAGGGCACCTTCCGGGAGCCGAACGTCAAGCGGGCGGACGTCGTCGTCTCGAACTTCGCCATGCATCACCTCTCGGACGCCGAGAAGCGCGAGGCCATCGAGGTCATCGCCGACCTCGACCCGCTCCGGTTCGTCCTCGGGGACGTGATGTTCTTCGGCGAACCCGACCCCGCGGAACCGTTCTACAGCCCCGAGGTGGACGACCCGGCGACGGTCGGGGTGCTCGCGGACGCGCTGACAGCGGCCGGCTTCTCGCTGACCGCCGTCGAGATGGTCCACGAACAGGTGGGCGTCCTCGTCGCCGAGCGGACCCCCTGA
- a CDS encoding RNase P subunit p30 family protein — translation MYEGVHAHPDGEATVARLATTAADYGYEGVVVRNHGDAQGDYDAKTVAAEYGLDVVSGIEIRTDDVGQASGLVGNYRSKRDVVCVHGGPLNRFAVEQPKVDVLAHPMADGDVNHVLAKAAAENGVHLEFNFGRVLRADGGRRVQAIQGLRKLRELVEAYDAPFVVSADPRSHLQLRAPRELYAVGEVVGFDREAIEAGLRAWGDIAARNRKRRSGTFIEPGVRIDEHEEEP, via the coding sequence ATGTACGAGGGCGTCCACGCACACCCCGACGGCGAGGCGACGGTCGCCCGCCTGGCGACGACGGCCGCCGACTACGGCTACGAGGGGGTGGTGGTCCGGAACCACGGCGACGCCCAGGGCGACTACGACGCCAAGACCGTCGCCGCCGAATACGGTCTCGACGTCGTCTCCGGCATCGAGATACGGACCGACGACGTCGGCCAGGCCAGCGGCCTCGTCGGCAACTACCGCTCGAAGCGGGACGTCGTCTGCGTCCACGGCGGGCCGCTGAACCGCTTCGCGGTCGAGCAGCCGAAGGTCGACGTGCTCGCCCACCCGATGGCCGACGGCGACGTGAACCACGTACTGGCGAAGGCCGCCGCCGAGAACGGCGTCCACCTCGAGTTCAACTTCGGGCGCGTCCTCCGGGCCGACGGCGGCCGGCGGGTGCAGGCTATCCAGGGCCTCCGGAAACTCCGCGAACTGGTCGAGGCCTACGACGCCCCGTTCGTGGTCTCGGCGGACCCGCGCTCGCACCTCCAGTTGCGGGCGCCGCGGGAACTGTACGCCGTCGGGGAGGTCGTCGGCTTCGACCGGGAGGCTATCGAGGCGGGCCTTCGCGCCTGGGGCGACATCGCCGCCCGGAACAGAAAGCGGCGCTCCGGGACGTTCATAGAGCCGGGCGTCCGTATCGACGAGCATGAAGAAGAGCCATGA